In Pseudobacter ginsenosidimutans, the following are encoded in one genomic region:
- a CDS encoding J domain-containing protein encodes MIVKDYYKVLEVTPVASLQEIKKSFRRLAIKYHPDKNNGDHLAAARFVEIQEAWEVLSDPQKREEYNYNRWYTRRTGAGYTEKPLTPEEILASADKVKNAIASMNFFQVDFHSLSNHIQQLLSETNINILHQFNRINTNQSIIKNLLQAAAPLPLKEHLPVHASLMQLAGDDEEMKQLLQQALRTKKQRDQWDRYKWLVVILIIAFICWLMVAVSDT; translated from the coding sequence ATGATTGTAAAAGATTATTATAAGGTCCTGGAGGTAACGCCTGTAGCCAGTTTGCAGGAGATCAAGAAATCATTCCGCAGGCTGGCCATCAAATACCATCCCGACAAAAACAATGGCGACCATCTGGCCGCCGCGCGTTTCGTTGAGATCCAGGAAGCATGGGAAGTATTGAGCGATCCGCAAAAAAGGGAAGAGTACAATTACAACAGATGGTACACACGCAGAACAGGCGCCGGTTACACGGAAAAACCACTCACGCCTGAAGAGATACTGGCATCCGCTGATAAAGTGAAAAACGCTATCGCCTCCATGAATTTCTTCCAGGTGGATTTTCATTCGCTCTCCAATCATATCCAACAGTTACTGAGCGAAACCAATATCAATATCCTCCACCAGTTCAATCGCATAAATACCAACCAAAGCATAATAAAGAACCTGCTGCAGGCCGCAGCCCCATTGCCTCTGAAAGAACATCTGCCGGTGCATGCATCACTGATGCAACTGGCGGGCGACGATGAGGAAATGAAACAGCTTTTGCAGCAGGCCCTTCGTACCAAAAAACAACGCGATCAGTGGGACCGCTATAAATGGCTGGTGGTGATACTGATCATCGCTTTCATTTGCTGGCTGATGGTGGCAGTATCAGACACCTGA
- a CDS encoding polysaccharide deacetylase family protein: MKTLLQQPIARIRTVALVLFFGSVMQACNLSTEAKAGEPASNAVPAKDSTVAENTSASSSGESITDPSKIKVADAATILARPEVPILCYHQVRDWKPTDSKSARDYIVPEAAFAAQMKMLADSGYHTILPDQLYEYLNTGKALPSKPVMLTFDDTDLDQYTFARPEMDKYGFKGVFFVMTVSLGRPRYMSKEQVKALSDAGHAIGSHTWDHHNVKKYQGDDWKIQIEKPSKQLEEITGKRIQYFAYPFGLWNPQAIPELKKRGMLAAFQLYAPRDQQDPLFTIRRIIVPGTWSGPALATRMRTSFGSK, translated from the coding sequence ATGAAAACCCTGCTCCAACAACCCATTGCGAGGATTCGCACCGTAGCCCTTGTATTGTTTTTCGGAAGTGTAATGCAAGCCTGCAACCTGAGTACGGAAGCCAAAGCCGGCGAACCAGCCAGCAATGCTGTTCCTGCAAAGGATTCTACAGTTGCGGAAAATACAAGTGCATCAAGTTCCGGTGAAAGCATTACCGATCCTTCAAAGATCAAAGTGGCCGATGCCGCTACCATCCTGGCCAGACCGGAAGTGCCCATTCTTTGTTATCACCAGGTGCGCGACTGGAAGCCCACTGACTCTAAATCCGCCCGTGATTATATCGTTCCCGAAGCTGCATTTGCTGCGCAGATGAAAATGCTGGCAGACAGCGGTTATCATACCATCCTGCCAGACCAGCTCTACGAATACCTGAACACCGGCAAGGCCCTGCCTTCCAAACCGGTAATGCTGACCTTTGATGATACTGACCTGGATCAGTACACTTTTGCCAGGCCGGAAATGGACAAGTACGGATTCAAAGGTGTATTTTTTGTGATGACCGTTTCCCTGGGAAGACCCCGTTATATGAGCAAAGAACAGGTGAAAGCGCTGTCCGATGCCGGTCATGCCATCGGCTCCCATACCTGGGACCATCACAATGTGAAAAAATATCAGGGGGACGACTGGAAGATCCAGATAGAAAAGCCGTCAAAACAACTGGAAGAAATTACCGGCAAACGCATTCAGTATTTTGCTTATCCGTTCGGTCTCTGGAATCCCCAGGCTATTCCGGAGCTGAAAAAGCGGGGTATGCTGGCGGCATTTCAGTTGTACGCACCCCGGGACCAGCAGGATCCCCTGTTTACCATCAGGAGGATCATAGTTCCCGGCACCTGGAGCGGCCCCGCACTGGCAACCCGGATGAGAACCAGTTTTGGGAGTAAATAA
- a CDS encoding DUF4397 domain-containing protein, with amino-acid sequence MHMATTAPSVDLYFGTQKASSNSISFNTISGSYTGIRPATFDVTYKKGGGDSLVATIPTAVYDTLMPYTLLLFSDADGEGHATRIFDNTEGLSTEKVNYRFWHLAHDIGPVDITIGTSLVDAGRSLADNVGGNAYNRFNNQIDAGTYTITVKEAGTENVVAKQEDVNLVKGASYTIFLKGSATGTGVKEKAVGILRNF; translated from the coding sequence ATGCATATGGCAACCACTGCCCCTTCTGTAGACCTTTACTTCGGTACACAGAAAGCGAGCAGCAATTCCATCAGTTTCAATACAATTTCCGGTTCCTATACCGGTATCAGACCGGCTACATTTGATGTTACCTATAAAAAAGGCGGTGGGGACAGCCTGGTGGCTACCATTCCAACGGCAGTGTACGACACACTGATGCCTTACACGCTGCTGTTGTTTTCAGATGCAGATGGGGAGGGACATGCTACCAGGATCTTCGATAATACAGAAGGACTGAGCACGGAAAAAGTGAACTATCGTTTCTGGCATCTGGCGCATGATATTGGCCCTGTAGATATCACTATCGGCACCAGCCTGGTTGATGCAGGCCGTTCCCTGGCTGATAACGTTGGCGGAAACGCTTATAATCGTTTCAATAACCAGATCGATGCAGGAACTTATACCATCACTGTGAAAGAAGCTGGTACAGAGAATGTGGTGGCAAAACAGGAAGATGTTAACCTTGTGAAAGGCGCTTCTTATACGATATTCCTCAAGGGATCAGCAACAGGTACCGGTGTTAAGGAAAAAGCCGTTGGCATTCTGAGAAACTTCTGA
- a CDS encoding MgtC/SapB family protein, with amino-acid sequence MLSLEEIMERLLVAMAIGMLLGIEREHRDKSAGLRTITLISMGSCMFMLVSMIIDAGNTYRIASNIVTGIGFIGAGVIFKSDKGINGITTAATIWATAAVGMAVGGGLYLAALGACALILIVLALFIRIEQWIERINKERVYTITRRYEPGILLKYETLMKSFHLKFELEKRIKLDDDIQCSWRVQGSKSNQEKLVEALLEDPAIRKFEV; translated from the coding sequence ATGCTGTCCTTAGAAGAGATCATGGAACGATTGCTGGTGGCCATGGCCATCGGTATGTTATTAGGCATCGAAAGGGAGCATCGCGATAAATCCGCTGGTCTCCGCACCATCACCCTCATCAGCATGGGCTCCTGCATGTTCATGCTGGTATCGATGATCATTGATGCCGGCAATACTTACAGGATTGCCTCCAATATTGTAACAGGTATCGGATTTATCGGTGCAGGGGTAATTTTCAAAAGCGATAAGGGCATCAATGGCATTACAACAGCGGCCACCATCTGGGCTACAGCCGCCGTTGGAATGGCCGTTGGCGGCGGGCTTTACCTGGCCGCACTGGGCGCCTGCGCACTCATCCTCATCGTGCTGGCCCTTTTCATCAGGATCGAGCAATGGATTGAACGCATCAACAAGGAAAGAGTTTATACCATCACCCGCCGGTATGAGCCCGGCATTCTACTGAAATATGAAACGCTCATGAAAAGCTTCCATTTGAAATTCGAACTGGAAAAAAGGATCAAGCTGGATGATGACATACAATGCAGCTGGAGAGTTCAGGGCTCCAAATCAAACCAGGAAAAACTGGTGGAAGCCCTGCTGGAAGATCCGGCCATCAGGAAGTTTGAAGTGTAA
- a CDS encoding NADPH-dependent FMN reductase, giving the protein MAHSIQLAGISGSLRKGSFNTALLHAVESLLPGNMKMNILSIADIPLYNADFDLPAAAERPAPVARFREGLAQVDAVLIVSPEYNYSIPGGLKNAIDWASRGEDSPLLGKPVAVMGATQGLWGTVRMHLAFHPVFQFLNMKPLFRPEILVARAKDKFDAELRLTDEPTIRLIHKHLKAFNDHILHAKMQATTPTPQA; this is encoded by the coding sequence ATGGCCCACTCCATACAACTGGCCGGCATTTCAGGAAGTTTACGGAAAGGCTCTTTCAATACCGCCCTGCTCCACGCAGTGGAGAGTTTGCTGCCAGGAAATATGAAGATGAACATTCTTTCCATTGCAGACATCCCGCTTTATAATGCAGACTTCGACTTACCGGCCGCTGCTGAAAGACCTGCGCCTGTTGCACGCTTCCGGGAAGGCCTGGCACAGGTGGATGCAGTGCTGATCGTTTCACCTGAATACAATTACTCCATACCCGGTGGGCTGAAGAATGCGATCGATTGGGCCTCCCGTGGAGAGGACTCCCCATTGCTGGGGAAACCTGTGGCCGTAATGGGGGCTACACAGGGACTTTGGGGAACCGTCCGTATGCATCTGGCCTTCCACCCGGTTTTCCAGTTTCTCAACATGAAACCGCTCTTCCGTCCCGAAATACTGGTGGCCAGGGCAAAAGATAAATTCGATGCAGAGCTCCGGCTCACAGACGAGCCCACTATCCGGCTTATCCACAAACACCTGAAAGCTTTCAACGATCATATCCTGCATGCCAAAATGCAGGCAACCACTCCCACACCGCAGGCATAA